A stretch of the Synechocystis sp. PCC 7338 genome encodes the following:
- the apcB gene encoding allophycocyanin subunit beta, which produces MRDAVTTLIKNYDLTGRYLDRNAMDELKAYFESGAARIAAAAMINANSATIVKRAAAQLFEEIPELIRPSGNAYTTRRFSACLRDMDYYLRYASYALIAGDNNVLDERVLQGLRETYNSLGVPIGPTVRGIQIMKEMIEAMAEETNLSTADFIASPFDHMTRELSEVSV; this is translated from the coding sequence ATGCGAGACGCGGTTACCACTTTAATAAAAAACTATGATTTGACCGGTCGTTATCTAGACCGGAACGCCATGGACGAGCTCAAAGCTTATTTTGAGTCCGGTGCGGCTAGGATTGCCGCCGCCGCCATGATTAACGCAAATTCGGCCACCATCGTCAAACGGGCCGCCGCCCAATTGTTTGAAGAAATCCCCGAACTAATCCGCCCCAGTGGTAATGCCTATACCACCCGTCGTTTTTCTGCCTGTTTGCGGGATATGGACTATTACCTGCGCTATGCCAGTTATGCCCTCATTGCAGGGGACAACAACGTGCTAGATGAGCGGGTTCTGCAAGGACTGCGGGAAACTTACAATTCCCTCGGGGTACCCATTGGGCCCACCGTGCGTGGTATTCAGATCATGAAGGAAATGATTGAAGCCATGGCGGAGGAAACCAATCTGAGCACCGCAGATTTCATTGCCTCTCCCTTTGACCACATGACCAGGGAATTAAGCGAAGTTTCTGTCTAG
- a CDS encoding chromate transporter, producing MSNKPPMETLEADYGTLTPLQKRQRLQELGLLFFRLGLFSFGGPVAHTAMMEEEVVRRRQWLSHGKFLDLIGVTNLIPGPNSTELAIHLGYERGKWAGLIIAGVSFILPAMVVVWLLAIAYVHYQSVPAVGNMLYGIQPMIIPLIGQALWKLGQKALKTPLAIGAAVLVMVGTVWGKPEILLLLLAGLALVLIQMGRGRFQSLPLIFLPLGQLNASPVLAVSGINAWSVFGIFLKIGCLLYGGGYVLFAFLQADLVDRLGWLTSQQLLDAIAIGQITPGPLFTTATFIGYLLAGNPGAIAATVGIFLPSFLLVALVNPWVNVLQKSLIFRAFLDGVNAGAWGLMVVTTVGLARSVLIDPLTICLALLGAIALGRFSISSHWLVVFGALVGLIGQSIPIS from the coding sequence GTGAGTAATAAACCCCCGATGGAAACCTTAGAAGCGGATTATGGAACTTTAACGCCTCTGCAAAAACGGCAAAGATTGCAGGAGTTAGGCCTTTTATTTTTCCGTTTAGGACTTTTTTCCTTTGGCGGCCCTGTGGCCCACACTGCGATGATGGAAGAGGAAGTGGTGCGGCGGCGACAATGGCTCAGCCACGGGAAATTTTTGGATCTGATCGGGGTAACTAATCTCATCCCCGGGCCAAATTCCACCGAGTTGGCCATCCACTTGGGCTATGAACGGGGTAAATGGGCCGGTTTGATTATTGCTGGAGTTTCCTTTATTCTGCCGGCCATGGTGGTGGTTTGGTTATTGGCGATCGCCTATGTTCACTACCAATCAGTGCCAGCGGTGGGTAATATGCTCTACGGCATTCAGCCCATGATTATTCCCCTGATCGGGCAAGCGTTATGGAAACTGGGGCAAAAGGCGTTGAAAACTCCCCTTGCCATCGGGGCGGCGGTGTTGGTGATGGTGGGCACAGTCTGGGGTAAGCCGGAAATTTTACTGTTACTGCTGGCCGGTTTAGCCCTGGTATTGATCCAAATGGGGCGGGGACGTTTCCAGTCTTTACCGCTGATTTTTTTGCCCTTGGGTCAACTTAATGCTTCTCCGGTGTTAGCCGTCAGCGGCATCAATGCCTGGTCTGTGTTTGGTATTTTCCTTAAAATCGGTTGTCTACTTTATGGCGGCGGTTACGTATTGTTTGCTTTTTTGCAAGCTGATCTAGTGGATCGTCTGGGATGGCTAACTTCCCAACAACTCCTTGATGCGATCGCCATTGGCCAAATTACCCCAGGCCCGCTATTCACCACAGCAACGTTTATTGGTTACCTCCTGGCCGGCAACCCGGGGGCGATCGCCGCTACGGTGGGAATTTTTCTACCTTCCTTTTTACTGGTGGCCCTGGTTAATCCCTGGGTTAATGTTCTGCAAAAGTCATTAATTTTCCGGGCTTTTCTCGATGGTGTTAATGCCGGGGCTTGGGGTTTAATGGTGGTCACCACCGTTGGTTTGGCCCGTTCTGTTCTAATTGATCCTTTGACTATCTGCTTAGCGCTGCTGGGGGCGATCGCCCTGGGACGATTTTCCATCAGTTCCCATTGGTTAGTGGTCTTTGGCGCCCTCGTGGGCTTAATTGGGCAAAGCATACCAATCAGTTAA
- a CDS encoding DUF3782 domain-containing protein, translating into MATTSDEVWQLLGELVQTQKETERLMREKSQETDRRFQETDRQIQELGKQIGGLGKKFGSFTEGLALPSMETILYEKFAMEVVTPSV; encoded by the coding sequence ATGGCAACAACATCAGATGAAGTATGGCAACTCCTCGGAGAGTTAGTCCAGACACAAAAGGAAACGGAACGACTCATGAGGGAAAAAAGTCAAGAAACAGATCGCCGTTTTCAGGAGACCGATCGCCAAATCCAAGAATTGGGCAAACAAATTGGTGGTCTGGGCAAAAAATTTGGCAGTTTTACCGAAGGGTTGGCCCTGCCTTCTATGGAAACTATTCTCTATGAAAAATTTGCCATGGAAGTTGTAACCCCCAGCGTTTGA